The proteins below come from a single Ictalurus furcatus strain D&B chromosome 15, Billie_1.0, whole genome shotgun sequence genomic window:
- the pfdn4 gene encoding prefoldin subunit 4: MAATVKKSVAVEDVNVTFEDQQKINKFARSTNRVTELKDEIEAKKKSLQNLEDASEDLLMLEDDDLPIPYHIGDVFISHTQEDTLLMLEAAKETLKEEIKSLEGRVTSIQEVLGDLKVQLYAKFGNNINLEADES, encoded by the exons ATGGCAGCCACCGTCAAGAAATCTGTC GCGGTCGAAGATGTCAATGTCACATTCGAAGACCAGCAGAAGATTAATAAGTTTGCTAGGAGCACAAATCGGGTGACCGAGTTGAAGGATGAAATAGAAGCCAAAAAA aaATCTCTTCAGAATTTAGAGGATGCAAGCGAGGACCTTTTAATGCTGGAGGACGATGATCTCCCGATCCCATATCACATCGGAGATGTTTTCATCAGTCACACGCAGGAGGACACGCTGCTGATGCTAGAGGCCGCTAAG GAAACACTGAAGGAGGAAATCAAATCTCTGGAAGGTCGAGTAACATCAATACAGGAAGTCCTCGGAGATCTCAAGGTTCAGTTGTATGCCAAATTTGGGAACAACATTAATCTGGAAGCTGATGAAAGCTGA